The DNA region AAATCTGACGATAAAATTTTCATTCGGGAAATATGGTCATCGCCAATCGTGTTTCGCCGTGCCTCAAGGATATTGACTCTATGTGAAGATGCCAAAGCATTTAACACGGAAGCAAGACGACGGGTGAAATACTATCGGGATAACCGTTTGTTCGGCGTAGGAGATGGCGATCGCATTCAGATAATGGGCGAAGACGAAAATGGCAAAACCGATGATTTAGGTTCCATCTTGGTAAAAATTGATGGTTTAGTTACCAAAGTTAACGGTGTTTTTGACTCCAGTATGACTGCTCAATTGCTTGGTCCTCTACCTAAATCTAACAACGAGGAGGAAGAAGAAGCCCTAGCCAAAAATCGCTCAAGTGTAATTCTCCGTTTTGACATCAAAGTTGGTGGAGTTGATGCTGCTTGCCGCTTTCTCACTGGTGGCGATGCAGAGGTAGCTGTTTGGGAACGTCTGTGGACGGAACATAAAAATACTGATTGGCTTGAATACGATATTCTTCAGACTCCACACCATTGTTCTTGGCGCTCTTTGTCCCACGATAGTTGGAGTGATTTGGGTCAAAAAGCTCAAGTGAGCGAAGATGCTAGAAGCGCTCTTTCCCAAGGGCGTGATGGTGCTGTGATTGTGGCAAGTTGCAAGCCTATTAGTGCAAACGATTCTGACCCCCCTTGTATCCGCGCAGAGCGAGAGTATGAGGCGATCGCTTCATATGCGTCTGGGTTGTTCAAATGTACGGGGGAATATCCAACTAAAACATCCCCAGGCATTATGGAATTTGAAATTGGACAATATGGGCCCCGACTGAAGAGTCAGCCAACGCGGGGACCGATTATATACACTAGTGGTGCTGTTGGTCGGCAACCACTAGCTCATGGATAAAGGAAAGGAGCGTGCTTATAATGTCTGGCATTGAAGGCAAACAATTTTCTTTTCCTGACGGTATCAAGGCAGAAATTCAGCGCGGTATTGCCTCAATTGCAGACCACCCATCAGTGAATGAAATCATACGGGTGCATCTAAATACTGAAAATAACAGTGTTGATGCGGTGGTTGCAGTACAACTCGGACTTCCAAACAAATGGATGGCGGCGGGTGCTAGTCCAAACGGAGTTTTTGCAGTTGAGGCTGTGACTTTTTCGTTCCCACAAAGCTTTCCCATTCACGCACCAACAGTAAAGCTACGCGCAGATTTTGACAGATCCCTTGCCCATGTGCAGCCTGGTTCATCCGAGGAAGGTGTTCTTCCCTGTATTTATGATGGCGATATCAATGAACTACTTCACGCTCAAGGATTGTGGGCAATTGTAGACCAAGTGGTGTTTTGGCTTGAGAAGGCTGCAATGAACCAGCTAATTGACCCTAATCAAGGTTGGGAACCAGTCAGGAGAGATAGCCTTGAGGATATTATCATTGCGGATAGCGATTATTTACGTAGTTTGATAAATAGTGAAAAAGGTTACATAGTTTTAGAATTTGGGTACTTAAAAATCAACAAACTCAAGTCACCCAATAGTTTGTCCAAGAAGCATTTTATCTACGGACAGGTAGGTACGCGCCCTCTGAAATTAAAAGAGTTGGATGTGCTTTTCTATGAAATGATGGGCACTAAATCTTCGCACGGACGCAGCCTTGCTGTTATTGTTACTCCTGATAAGCTGACAAATGGTGAACTTCAAATTGCAGATAGGTATTCTTCAGAAAACGTAACTAACGTTGGTAGCCTGCGGGAGCGAGCAAAAGAATGTGGGTGTTACAAAAACTTTGAAAGAGCGCTTTCTTTACTCAAGCAAAGACTTAGCTTACTAAATTCTAAAGGTGCAACATTTCCAATAGCTGTTGTTCTATGCGTTCGCCGCCCATTTCATCTTATTGGGGAATCATCTGACATTGAGTTACTCCCCTACATTGTTGAGGTAGGAGCACCACAATTATTAGTTGAAGGAGATAAGACACCTGTTTGGAGTGCAGGTCATAAATACGCCATTACTCCAAAGCTGCTACGGGCATTTTCCAGTGAGCAACCACTACCCGCAAATCAAAATGTTGTTCTTGTCGGTTGCGGAAGTCTGGGGTCAAAAATAGCAATCCACATGGCTCGTTCCGGTGCGGCACCATCTATTGTTATTGATAAGAAATATTTGTCACCGCATAATGCAGCCCGTCATGCACTTTTACCTGAAGCCAGAGATAAGGATATGACTTGGCTTGGCTCTAAAGCTAGAGCATTAGCACTTGCCATCAAGGGCTTAGGGCAAGACTCAAAAGACTTTGATGCAGACGTTACCAAAGCAGTACACGACACAAAACTATTACAGAAACTTTTTCCCAGAGAAACATGGGCAGTTATCAATGCAACAGCATCCTTCCCTGTACGAGAAGCCTTGGCTGCAATTGAACCGAAGAAATTGCGATCAGCGCTTCGCAGCAGCGCTTCGCTATCGCGTGTCATTGAGACGTTGCTGTACGCTAACGGCAGAGTAGGACTAATGACTATCGAAGGACCAGGAAGAAATCCCAATTCTGTTGACCTCATTGCTCAAGGATATGAGGTGATGAGGGCAAATGAACAATTGAGGGATGCGGTATTTGCAGTGGAAGAACCAACTCGTCATTACAGTGTAGGTCAAGGGTGTAGCTCAACAACGATGATTATTTCTGATGCCAGAATATCAATGCTGGCTGCATCAATGGCTATAGGTATTGCTCAAATGCGTGCTGAAGGTCTGCCAGATACGAGTGGTCGTATTCTTGTAGGAACAGTAACAGATGATGGCATGGGACTTAACTGGACACACATAAATGTCCCACCTGTTCGTATTGTGCCTATAAACAGTAACTCATCATGGACGGTTAGGATATCTGAATGCGCCCATCAGAAAATTTTGAAAGATTACGCTGGCAATCCTTTTGTTGAAACAGGCGGTATTCTGGTTGGGCGGATATCCGAGACACAGCAGGCATTTATAGTGACGGATGTCCTGCCAGCACCGCAAGATAGCCAGCGCTCAAAGTATGAGTTTGTGCTAGGTACTTCTGCTGTCAAGAAGATGCTGGAGCAATATTCATCATCGTGTAATTACGCGCTTTATTGTCTAGGAACTTGGCATAGCCACCTTAGCGATTCTAGACCATCTGAACGCGATTTGCAAACAGCAATGGAAGTTGCAAGCAGTCGGAGTATTCCTTCTGTTCTACTGATACGAACTCCATTAAGTTACTGTGCAGTTTCGGCATCGATTTCTTA from Tolypothrix sp. NIES-4075 includes:
- a CDS encoding metallohydrolase, which translates into the protein MPIISKIDFFPVDNGDMTLIELESGRTILIDVNIRAAADDSNDSTPDVVKMLRVKLKRDRQGRLYVDVFLLSHPDQDHCRGLDRHFHLGSPDTYSKSDDKIFIREIWSSPIVFRRASRILTLCEDAKAFNTEARRRVKYYRDNRLFGVGDGDRIQIMGEDENGKTDDLGSILVKIDGLVTKVNGVFDSSMTAQLLGPLPKSNNEEEEEALAKNRSSVILRFDIKVGGVDAACRFLTGGDAEVAVWERLWTEHKNTDWLEYDILQTPHHCSWRSLSHDSWSDLGQKAQVSEDARSALSQGRDGAVIVASCKPISANDSDPPCIRAEREYEAIASYASGLFKCTGEYPTKTSPGIMEFEIGQYGPRLKSQPTRGPIIYTSGAVGRQPLAHG
- a CDS encoding Mov34/MPN/PAD-1 family protein, whose amino-acid sequence is MSGIEGKQFSFPDGIKAEIQRGIASIADHPSVNEIIRVHLNTENNSVDAVVAVQLGLPNKWMAAGASPNGVFAVEAVTFSFPQSFPIHAPTVKLRADFDRSLAHVQPGSSEEGVLPCIYDGDINELLHAQGLWAIVDQVVFWLEKAAMNQLIDPNQGWEPVRRDSLEDIIIADSDYLRSLINSEKGYIVLEFGYLKINKLKSPNSLSKKHFIYGQVGTRPLKLKELDVLFYEMMGTKSSHGRSLAVIVTPDKLTNGELQIADRYSSENVTNVGSLRERAKECGCYKNFERALSLLKQRLSLLNSKGATFPIAVVLCVRRPFHLIGESSDIELLPYIVEVGAPQLLVEGDKTPVWSAGHKYAITPKLLRAFSSEQPLPANQNVVLVGCGSLGSKIAIHMARSGAAPSIVIDKKYLSPHNAARHALLPEARDKDMTWLGSKARALALAIKGLGQDSKDFDADVTKAVHDTKLLQKLFPRETWAVINATASFPVREALAAIEPKKLRSALRSSASLSRVIETLLYANGRVGLMTIEGPGRNPNSVDLIAQGYEVMRANEQLRDAVFAVEEPTRHYSVGQGCSSTTMIISDARISMLAASMAIGIAQMRAEGLPDTSGRILVGTVTDDGMGLNWTHINVPPVRIVPINSNSSWTVRISECAHQKILKDYAGNPFVETGGILVGRISETQQAFIVTDVLPAPQDSQRSKYEFVLGTSAVKKMLEQYSSSCNYALYCLGTWHSHLSDSRPSERDLQTAMEVASSRSIPSVLLIRTPLSYCAVSASIS